A genomic segment from Geitlerinema sp. PCC 7407 encodes:
- a CDS encoding ABC transporter substrate-binding protein, whose translation MAKISKIMRSLGLAIAAMILAIACAQEPNADNGAPDAAATGPLISATNNWVGYGGHHVAVGKNFFSEKGLQVQDLFFQSASEQITAFLAGRVDLGWFTSGDAVQMAAKDPSIKIIYLVDYSNGSDGILGRQIQSPADIKGKTVARENILFEKVLLRAYLEKAGLTEQDVVIKDLAAADAAAAFAARQVDAAVTYEPYLSRSAEQGGGAVIFSTKDTNLIADVVVARDELIQSRKADLQAYFQAVDRAVKLLNAGDAEALGLVGKKLGISGEEVKEQLMGVKLFDNEGNKTVTVSIASSHPLSGPSAICP comes from the coding sequence ATGGCAAAAATCTCTAAAATAATGCGATCGCTGGGGTTGGCGATCGCGGCGATGATATTGGCGATCGCCTGTGCGCAGGAGCCCAACGCCGATAATGGGGCTCCTGACGCCGCCGCCACGGGTCCCTTAATTTCGGCAACGAACAACTGGGTTGGCTACGGCGGTCACCACGTCGCCGTCGGCAAAAATTTCTTCTCGGAAAAAGGTCTCCAAGTCCAAGATCTCTTTTTCCAAAGCGCCAGCGAACAGATCACCGCTTTCCTGGCTGGACGAGTGGATCTCGGCTGGTTTACCTCGGGGGATGCGGTCCAAATGGCCGCCAAAGATCCCTCGATCAAAATTATCTATTTAGTAGACTACTCCAACGGCTCCGACGGCATATTGGGCCGCCAAATCCAGTCACCCGCAGACATCAAAGGAAAGACCGTCGCTCGAGAAAATATCTTATTTGAAAAGGTGCTGCTGCGCGCCTACCTCGAAAAAGCAGGCCTCACAGAACAAGATGTCGTGATCAAAGACTTGGCCGCCGCCGACGCAGCGGCAGCCTTTGCGGCCCGGCAGGTGGACGCAGCCGTCACCTATGAGCCCTATCTCAGCCGCAGCGCTGAGCAGGGGGGCGGCGCAGTGATCTTTTCAACCAAAGACACCAACCTGATCGCCGATGTGGTGGTCGCCCGAGATGAACTCATTCAGTCTCGCAAGGCAGATTTGCAGGCCTATTTCCAGGCGGTGGATCGGGCGGTGAAGCTGCTGAATGCGGGGGATGCTGAGGCCCTTGGGCTTGTGGGCAAGAAGCTAGGTATCTCCGGGGAAGAAGTCAAAGAGCAGCTAATGGGGGTGAAGCTGTTTGACAACGAAGGTAATAAAACCGTTACAGTCTCGATAGCCTCTTCTCACCCATTGTCGGGACCGTCCGCTATATGCCCGTGA
- a CDS encoding ABC transporter ATP-binding protein: protein MFERAVQADRTSAAIAGPAIKLEVQNIHKSYGVKHQKPLTVLEEVNFQIFERELVCLVGSSGCGKSTLLNIIAGLVPPTSGRVMVDGQCVTGRPGSDRGMVFQGYTLYPWLTVAQNVAFGLQFQRMPKAQQRDRVRYFLEVVGLGRFANSYPKQLSGGMKQRVAIARALANEPAVLLMDEPFGALDAQTKEQMQQFLLELWEQTHITVLMITHDVEEAIYLSQRVYVMGAHPGRIESEIGIQLPEHRDLDIKLSPEFVEIKRQVLQALRGPTAEA, encoded by the coding sequence ATGTTCGAACGAGCCGTCCAAGCGGATCGGACCAGCGCCGCGATCGCCGGACCGGCCATCAAACTAGAGGTGCAAAATATCCACAAATCCTATGGGGTAAAACACCAAAAACCGCTCACGGTGCTAGAGGAGGTGAATTTTCAGATCTTTGAGCGAGAGCTGGTGTGTCTGGTGGGCTCCTCCGGCTGCGGCAAATCAACCCTGCTGAATATCATTGCGGGGCTGGTGCCGCCGACGTCGGGACGGGTGATGGTAGATGGCCAGTGCGTGACGGGCCGACCGGGCTCAGACCGGGGCATGGTGTTCCAGGGATATACCCTCTATCCGTGGTTGACGGTGGCCCAAAATGTGGCCTTTGGGCTGCAGTTTCAGAGGATGCCCAAGGCGCAGCAGCGCGATCGCGTGAGGTATTTCTTGGAGGTAGTGGGCCTCGGCCGCTTTGCCAACAGCTACCCCAAGCAGCTCTCGGGGGGTATGAAGCAGCGAGTGGCGATCGCCCGCGCCCTGGCCAATGAACCGGCGGTCTTGCTGATGGATGAGCCCTTTGGCGCGCTGGACGCCCAGACCAAGGAGCAGATGCAGCAGTTCTTGCTGGAGCTGTGGGAGCAAACCCATATCACCGTGCTGATGATCACCCACGATGTAGAAGAGGCGATCTATCTCTCGCAGCGGGTGTATGTGATGGGGGCGCATCCGGGCCGCATCGAGTCCGAGATTGGGATCCAGCTACCGGAGCATCGAGATTTGGATATCAAACTCTCACCGGAATTTGTGGAGATCAAGCGCCAAGTTTTGCAGGCCCTGCGCGGTCCCACCGCAGAAGCTTGA
- a CDS encoding phytochelatin synthase family protein, giving the protein MFSLRSGLYRRPLPPDCIAFSSTEGRTIFREALAQGGMEGYFVLAEQFHTQADPAFCGLGTMVVVLNALAIDPGRIWRGVWRWYGEEMLDCCQPLSTIQQQGISMDEFVCIARCNGAQVTAHRFADSTLEAFRETLKQVTASPHGVHMVVSYSRQVLGQTGDGHFSPVGGYHPEKDLVLLLDVARFKYPPHWVPVSLLWQAFEPVDPVTQRSRGYLVLQPSAESEGGLLQVGLHPQQWHQAIAPHLAETLPNSLADAPSPTQAIARLIEHLPETFLELLQLSASPQSRDRLQALHRDLERQPLFSQIQQVLQIPLDSPMLRQWSRSALADPQNPPPLSFGAWLTLLLLACPPTLYRTLSPQIQAWFDQVRDPASLPADLQREVAHLQQQIAALEDFGRGHA; this is encoded by the coding sequence ATGTTCTCTCTCCGCAGCGGCCTGTATCGTCGTCCCCTTCCTCCTGACTGCATTGCTTTCTCCTCCACCGAGGGCCGGACCATTTTTCGCGAAGCCCTGGCCCAAGGCGGTATGGAAGGATACTTTGTTTTAGCGGAGCAGTTTCATACCCAGGCTGATCCGGCGTTTTGTGGTTTGGGCACCATGGTTGTCGTGCTCAATGCCCTTGCCATCGATCCAGGCCGGATTTGGCGCGGCGTGTGGCGCTGGTATGGCGAAGAGATGCTGGACTGCTGCCAGCCGCTCTCGACCATTCAGCAGCAGGGTATCTCCATGGATGAGTTTGTCTGCATTGCTCGCTGCAACGGAGCCCAGGTCACCGCCCATCGCTTTGCAGACAGCACCCTGGAGGCGTTTCGCGAGACTCTCAAGCAGGTGACGGCCTCCCCCCACGGCGTCCACATGGTCGTTAGCTACAGCCGACAGGTGCTTGGCCAAACGGGAGACGGGCATTTCTCCCCCGTGGGGGGCTACCACCCCGAAAAGGATTTGGTGCTGCTGCTCGATGTTGCCCGGTTTAAATATCCTCCTCACTGGGTACCGGTTTCTTTGCTCTGGCAGGCCTTTGAGCCGGTCGATCCAGTGACTCAGCGCAGTCGCGGCTATCTGGTGCTGCAACCAAGCGCCGAGAGCGAAGGAGGACTGCTGCAAGTGGGCCTCCATCCGCAGCAGTGGCACCAGGCGATCGCCCCTCATCTCGCCGAAACCCTGCCCAACTCCCTTGCCGATGCCCCATCCCCCACGCAGGCGATCGCCCGCTTGATTGAGCACTTACCGGAGACTTTTCTTGAGCTTCTACAGCTTTCTGCGTCTCCCCAAAGCCGCGATCGCCTCCAGGCCTTACACCGCGACCTAGAGCGCCAGCCGCTTTTTTCCCAGATTCAGCAGGTGTTGCAGATCCCGCTCGACAGCCCCATGCTGCGACAGTGGTCTCGCTCAGCCCTCGCCGACCCCCAAAACCCCCCGCCCCTGAGCTTTGGCGCTTGGCTAACGCTGCTTCTCTTGGCCTGTCCGCCAACGCTCTATCGCACCCTCTCCCCCCAGATCCAAGCTTGGTTTGACCAGGTTCGCGATCCCGCTTCTCTGCCTGCGGATCTCCAGCGAGAGGTCGCCCACCTCCAGCAACAAATAGCCGCCCTAGAAGACTTCGGTCGAGGCCATGCTTAG
- a CDS encoding fatty acid desaturase, whose protein sequence is MAPADVAPANRLGDPGGGWGALWNGGAIAYTLGGYGGGLGLLLAPLLWQNALGLLLLTHSLVYSAYLSHEFMHGTIFRRRWGLSARQLNALGGTLMLWLNGGCYARFADLARLHLAHHVDRVDYASDFPQWLRRFPGPLFRGVLALEWLYIPAVDYLLHWRSALAPFTSAQRQEERSRAAGVLALRGVLFGLLGLLSWKALLLYGVAYSAMLQILRLMDAFQHTYPVFGLGEAVPRYTAADEQRNTFSNVISLRWPRLNLLLLNFGYHNAHHHAMTCPWYRLPALDRQLFRGDEPHYMPLPRLLGNFHRFRLSRIFSDQGQALDAAGQQQLETFYGAIGVSFLVLP, encoded by the coding sequence ATGGCTCCTGCGGATGTGGCCCCGGCAAACCGGCTTGGAGATCCGGGCGGCGGCTGGGGCGCGCTCTGGAATGGCGGGGCGATCGCCTATACCCTGGGCGGCTACGGTGGGGGACTGGGGCTGCTCCTGGCTCCCCTGCTCTGGCAAAATGCCCTGGGACTGCTGCTGCTGACCCACAGCCTGGTGTACTCGGCCTACCTGTCCCACGAGTTCATGCACGGGACGATCTTTCGGCGGCGCTGGGGCCTGAGCGCCCGCCAGCTGAATGCCCTGGGCGGGACGCTAATGCTGTGGCTCAATGGGGGCTGCTATGCCCGATTTGCCGATCTGGCGCGGCTGCACCTGGCCCACCACGTGGACCGAGTGGACTACGCCTCGGATTTTCCCCAGTGGCTGCGCCGCTTTCCGGGACCGCTGTTTCGCGGGGTGCTGGCCCTGGAGTGGCTGTACATTCCGGCGGTGGACTACCTGCTGCACTGGCGATCGGCGCTGGCCCCCTTCACAAGCGCCCAAAGGCAAGAGGAGCGATCGCGGGCCGCTGGGGTACTGGCCCTGCGAGGAGTGCTGTTTGGCCTGCTGGGCCTGCTGTCCTGGAAAGCACTCCTGCTCTACGGCGTGGCCTACAGCGCCATGCTCCAGATCCTGCGGCTGATGGATGCCTTTCAGCACACCTATCCGGTCTTTGGGCTGGGGGAGGCGGTGCCCCGCTACACGGCGGCCGACGAGCAGCGCAACACCTTCTCCAACGTGATCTCTCTGCGCTGGCCCCGGCTCAATCTGCTGCTGCTCAACTTCGGCTATCACAACGCCCATCACCACGCCATGACCTGTCCGTGGTACCGGCTGCCCGCCCTCGATCGCCAGCTTTTTCGCGGAGATGAGCCGCACTATATGCCGCTGCCGCGCCTGCTGGGCAATTTTCACCGCTTTCGCCTCAGCCGCATTTTTTCAGATCAGGGACAGGCGCTGGATGCCGCGGGTCAGCAGCAGCTAGAAACGTTTTACGGAGCGATCGGCGTGTCGTTTCTGGTGCTGCCCTGA
- a CDS encoding Lrp/AsnC family transcriptional regulator, translated as MTLPDKSSASSLNSFDLDDLDRQIVQLLHRDGRMAYTEIAKRLGSAEATIRYRVQRLIESGAITIQAYLNPEKLGYRHIALVTLNCTDLHRAEAIAADLAAMDAVSYVAFTAGSYDLFVEVTFEDHSGLLAFLQHLRSLPGVVSSQSQIVLKLLKSQYSFHLKT; from the coding sequence ATGACCCTTCCTGATAAATCTTCGGCTTCCAGCCTCAATAGCTTTGATTTGGATGATTTGGATCGGCAGATTGTGCAGCTTTTGCACCGCGATGGGCGGATGGCCTATACGGAAATCGCAAAGCGCCTGGGGTCGGCGGAGGCGACGATTCGCTACCGGGTTCAGCGACTGATCGAGTCCGGAGCCATCACGATCCAGGCCTACCTGAACCCCGAGAAGCTCGGCTATCGTCACATCGCGCTGGTGACGCTCAACTGCACCGATCTCCACCGAGCAGAGGCGATCGCAGCGGATCTGGCCGCGATGGACGCAGTGAGCTATGTGGCCTTTACGGCGGGCTCCTATGACCTGTTTGTGGAGGTGACCTTCGAGGATCACAGCGGGCTGCTGGCGTTTTTGCAGCACCTGCGATCGCTGCCGGGGGTGGTGTCCTCCCAGAGCCAGATCGTCCTGAAACTCCTCAAAAGCCAGTACTCCTTTCACCTCAAGACGTGA
- a CDS encoding AAA family ATPase produces MSTIHGYQIREKLFESSRTSVYRADTNPDGRSVILKILKEAHISPEQLAKYRQEYEIVRSLDHEGVIKAHGYEIFQRTPVIVFEDYRGQRLDQRLQVAPLAMADFLPMASRITEILGVVHAANIIHKDLNPANILFNPETKQVKIIDFGIATVLPKEAPDLQNPTQLEGTLPYVSPEQTGRMNRALDYRTDFYSLGVTFYELLTGQLPFPSGDPLELVHAHIALRPIAPHRLNPEIPAAVSNLIMKLLEKNAEDRYQSAWGIKADLDQCWEAWSHNQAIALFPLGQNDLSDRFQLPQKLYGREQELSRLLEAFERVAQAGLQAVVRPLFMLIAGYSGIGKSVLVREVYKPITEQRGHFVSGKFDQLQRNVPYSAIIQAFRSLFGQLLASSEGELQYWRQELSAALGNNGQVIVEVLPELELLLGPQPAIPELPPTENQNRFILVFQNFVRVFAAPDHPLVLFLDDLQWADGGSLRLIQALMTTTGNNALLLIGAYRDNEVSASHSLMHTLEDLRKQRCAIEQIELKPLHPEHVIQWIADTVHRSPQEARPLAELVRAKTGGNPFFMGEFLKALYSEGLLSFDYGQRGWMWNLRQIQNANFTDNVVELMAGKIQSLPAPTKQALHVAACIGNQFRLRTLALVQGEGTPELRERQRSVAAALHAAIAQGYVIPLSNLYQAAESEAMLDDRLEPALNVAYRFTHDRIQQAAYSLLPEGDRQQLHLRIGRLLLADSGDRISDEAVFEIVDQLNEGIALLDNPTERLRLAELNLQAGRKARSATAYDSAQSYLSLGLSLLPADAWSAHYDLTLALHTEAMQAAYLSTHFAEAERLAEATLAHTHTTLDQAYIYEIKTLFYIAQNQMQTALDTGLQALEMLNVPFTSVPPEYEDIDNLANLPAMESPEYLAALRILVVLHAPAYIANPMELPRLNFTSVSLCIHHGNSTMAPFIYAYYGMLLCGIFGEMEKGYRYGQIATQIIDILNAHEVQYKVTVLVNACIKHWHEPLSLCTQVLEQNFPHGIAMGDLEYAAIAISTWCANSVVSGERLETTEAKQSNYWPLVHKLKQEFHLNYFRIWTQVVRNLRSLSPQPEELDGELFEAETLLPFLVETNNYTSLFAVYLAKTILHYLFGQYPQAIADAEQAIQYQQSAAGLIIFTQVPFYHALALLAEYPRSDRPTQEASWEKITGYLQQLQTWAITAPMTFQHKCDLLAAEMAQIQGNVLAAMDLYEAAIRGAREHGYLHEEAIAYERAAEFYQRRQLEEVSQTHLIKAYEVYRIWGAIAKCKHLEDSHPAIFLAKSTTHQRSKHQSTWRTTSRTTTSGGSGLALDLATVLKAAQAISSEIILDKLLAKLMGTLLENAGAQRGYLILETKGKLFIEASGCVESSAIEVLQAIPLDVLAHQIDQTTLCVAIVNYVARTRESVVLNNAIEDERFRIDAYIRQNQPKSILCAPLLNQGKLSGIVYLENNLSVGAFTPDRLEMLNLLSAQAATSISNARYYASLADLNRAYERFVPRQFLQLLDKDSITEVALGDHVEQEMSVLFADIRDFTALSESMTPEDNFRFINAFLSRMETAITDNQGFIDKYIGDAIMALFSEEADHAVRAGIDMQKALQVYNQQRQRSGYMPITIGIGINTGQLMLGTVGGQNRMDSTVISDAVNLASRIEGLTKRYQVSLLISQETFFRLNQPDSYAFRVVDRVNVQGKLNAVTVYEFFDGDLPEVRDAKLATKSRFEEGFLLYRNQRYREAQQCFEDCLRHSSLDKVAQIYLERCRLQVI; encoded by the coding sequence ATGAGCACAATTCACGGCTATCAGATTCGCGAAAAGCTGTTTGAGTCTTCGCGCACCTCTGTTTATCGCGCCGATACGAATCCAGATGGCCGCTCCGTCATTCTCAAGATTCTCAAAGAGGCTCACATTTCTCCTGAGCAGCTTGCGAAATATCGCCAGGAGTATGAAATTGTCCGCAGCCTCGACCATGAGGGCGTGATCAAGGCCCACGGCTACGAAATCTTTCAGCGTACACCGGTGATTGTGTTTGAGGACTATCGGGGCCAGCGCCTCGACCAGCGCCTCCAGGTCGCGCCCCTGGCCATGGCGGACTTTTTGCCCATGGCCAGCCGCATCACCGAGATTCTGGGCGTTGTTCACGCCGCCAATATCATTCACAAGGATCTCAACCCCGCTAATATCCTGTTCAATCCCGAGACCAAGCAGGTCAAGATCATCGACTTCGGGATCGCCACCGTGCTGCCCAAGGAGGCCCCCGATCTCCAGAACCCGACGCAGCTAGAGGGGACGCTGCCCTACGTTTCCCCGGAGCAGACGGGCCGCATGAACCGGGCTCTGGACTATCGCACCGATTTTTATTCCCTGGGCGTTACGTTTTATGAGCTGCTGACGGGGCAGCTGCCCTTTCCGAGCGGCGATCCCCTGGAGCTGGTCCACGCCCATATTGCGCTGCGGCCCATTGCGCCCCACCGGCTCAACCCCGAGATCCCAGCGGCGGTCTCGAACCTGATTATGAAGCTGCTGGAGAAAAACGCGGAGGATCGCTATCAGAGCGCCTGGGGAATCAAGGCTGACCTGGATCAATGCTGGGAGGCCTGGAGCCACAATCAGGCGATCGCCCTGTTTCCCCTCGGACAAAATGACCTCTCCGATCGCTTCCAGCTGCCCCAAAAGCTCTATGGCCGAGAACAGGAGCTCAGTCGCCTCCTAGAAGCGTTTGAGCGGGTCGCCCAGGCGGGGCTTCAGGCGGTGGTGCGGCCTCTGTTTATGCTGATCGCGGGCTATTCGGGCATCGGCAAGTCTGTCTTGGTCCGAGAAGTTTATAAACCGATCACTGAGCAGCGGGGGCACTTTGTCTCTGGGAAATTTGATCAGCTCCAGCGCAACGTTCCCTACTCGGCGATTATTCAAGCCTTTCGATCGCTGTTTGGGCAGCTTTTGGCGAGCAGTGAGGGGGAGTTGCAGTACTGGCGCCAAGAGCTGAGCGCGGCTCTGGGCAACAATGGCCAGGTGATCGTGGAGGTGCTGCCCGAACTGGAGCTGCTCCTCGGTCCCCAGCCCGCGATCCCCGAGCTGCCCCCCACCGAGAACCAAAACCGCTTTATTTTGGTGTTTCAGAATTTTGTGCGGGTCTTTGCGGCGCCGGACCATCCTCTGGTGCTGTTTTTGGATGACTTGCAGTGGGCCGATGGCGGCAGCCTGCGCCTGATCCAGGCCCTGATGACCACCACCGGCAACAATGCCCTGCTGCTGATCGGGGCCTACCGCGACAATGAGGTCAGCGCGTCCCACAGCCTGATGCACACCCTGGAGGACCTGCGCAAGCAGCGGTGCGCCATCGAGCAGATCGAGCTCAAGCCGCTGCACCCGGAGCACGTGATCCAGTGGATTGCCGATACGGTCCACCGCTCTCCCCAGGAGGCGCGCCCCCTAGCGGAGCTGGTGCGGGCCAAAACCGGCGGTAATCCTTTCTTTATGGGGGAGTTTCTCAAGGCTCTCTACAGTGAGGGGCTGCTGAGCTTTGACTATGGTCAGCGGGGCTGGATGTGGAATCTGCGCCAAATCCAGAACGCCAATTTTACAGACAACGTGGTGGAGCTGATGGCGGGCAAGATCCAGAGCTTGCCGGCTCCAACCAAGCAGGCCCTCCATGTGGCGGCCTGCATCGGGAACCAGTTTCGGCTGCGGACTTTGGCGCTGGTCCAGGGGGAGGGGACGCCGGAGCTGCGGGAGCGTCAGCGCAGCGTGGCGGCGGCTCTGCACGCTGCGATCGCCCAGGGCTACGTGATCCCCTTGAGCAATCTCTACCAGGCTGCTGAGTCGGAGGCCATGCTGGACGATCGCCTGGAGCCGGCGCTGAATGTGGCCTATCGCTTTACCCATGACCGGATTCAGCAGGCGGCCTATTCTCTGCTGCCGGAGGGCGATCGCCAGCAGCTCCACCTGCGGATTGGCCGGCTCCTGCTCGCCGACAGCGGCGATCGCATCTCCGACGAGGCCGTTTTTGAGATCGTGGATCAGCTCAATGAAGGGATTGCTCTCCTCGACAACCCCACCGAGCGACTGCGCCTGGCTGAGCTGAACCTCCAGGCCGGTCGCAAGGCCCGCTCGGCCACTGCCTACGACTCCGCCCAGAGCTATCTCAGCTTGGGCCTGAGCCTGCTGCCTGCTGACGCCTGGAGCGCGCACTATGATCTGACGCTGGCCCTGCACACCGAAGCGATGCAGGCCGCCTACCTCAGCACCCACTTTGCCGAAGCCGAGCGCCTGGCAGAGGCCACCCTCGCCCACACCCACACCACCCTGGACCAGGCCTACATCTACGAAATTAAGACGCTGTTCTATATCGCCCAGAACCAGATGCAGACAGCCCTCGACACCGGTCTCCAGGCGCTGGAGATGCTGAATGTCCCCTTCACCAGCGTTCCGCCGGAGTATGAGGACATTGATAACCTGGCTAACCTGCCTGCCATGGAGTCGCCAGAGTATCTGGCGGCGCTGCGAATCTTGGTGGTGCTCCACGCACCGGCCTACATCGCCAACCCTATGGAGCTGCCCCGGCTCAACTTCACCAGCGTGAGTCTGTGCATTCATCACGGCAACTCAACCATGGCTCCCTTTATCTATGCATACTACGGCATGCTGCTGTGTGGGATCTTTGGCGAAATGGAAAAAGGCTATCGTTACGGACAAATAGCAACACAAATAATTGATATCCTCAACGCTCACGAAGTTCAATATAAAGTCACTGTTCTAGTCAATGCTTGCATCAAGCACTGGCATGAACCACTCAGTCTATGCACCCAGGTCCTAGAACAAAATTTCCCCCACGGCATCGCTATGGGAGATCTGGAGTATGCGGCAATTGCTATCAGTACTTGGTGTGCTAACAGTGTCGTTTCTGGGGAAAGACTAGAAACAACCGAGGCTAAACAGAGTAACTATTGGCCTCTAGTACACAAACTCAAACAAGAATTTCATCTGAACTATTTTCGGATCTGGACCCAGGTGGTGCGCAATTTGCGCAGCCTCTCGCCCCAGCCAGAGGAGCTGGACGGGGAGCTGTTTGAGGCCGAGACGCTGCTGCCCTTTTTGGTCGAGACGAATAACTATACGTCGCTGTTTGCGGTGTATTTGGCCAAGACGATCCTGCACTATTTGTTTGGCCAATATCCCCAGGCGATCGCCGATGCCGAGCAGGCGATTCAGTATCAGCAGAGCGCCGCAGGGCTGATTATCTTTACCCAGGTGCCCTTTTATCACGCCCTGGCGCTCTTGGCGGAGTACCCCCGGAGCGATCGCCCCACCCAGGAGGCCAGCTGGGAAAAGATCACCGGCTATCTCCAGCAGCTGCAAACCTGGGCCATCACGGCGCCCATGACCTTTCAGCACAAGTGCGATCTGCTGGCGGCGGAGATGGCCCAAATTCAGGGCAATGTCTTGGCCGCAATGGATCTCTACGAAGCCGCCATCCGGGGCGCGCGGGAGCACGGCTATCTCCACGAGGAGGCGATCGCCTATGAGCGGGCCGCCGAATTTTATCAGCGCCGCCAGCTCGAAGAAGTCTCCCAAACTCACCTGATCAAGGCCTACGAGGTCTATCGCATTTGGGGGGCGATCGCCAAGTGCAAGCACCTCGAAGACAGCCACCCCGCCATCTTCCTGGCCAAATCCACCACCCATCAGCGCTCGAAGCACCAAAGCACCTGGCGCACCACCTCCCGCACCACCACCAGCGGCGGCTCCGGTCTGGCCCTCGACCTTGCCACCGTCCTCAAAGCTGCCCAGGCCATCTCCAGCGAAATTATTCTCGATAAGCTCCTGGCCAAGCTCATGGGAACCCTGCTCGAAAACGCGGGCGCTCAGCGCGGATACCTGATCTTGGAGACCAAGGGCAAGCTCTTTATCGAGGCATCGGGCTGCGTCGAGAGCAGCGCCATCGAGGTGCTGCAGGCGATTCCCCTCGACGTCCTCGCCCACCAGATCGACCAAACCACCCTCTGCGTCGCCATCGTCAACTATGTCGCCCGCACCCGTGAGAGCGTCGTCCTCAACAACGCCATCGAAGATGAGCGTTTTCGCATCGACGCCTATATTCGCCAAAACCAGCCCAAGTCCATCCTCTGCGCACCCCTGCTCAATCAGGGCAAGCTCAGCGGCATCGTCTACCTCGAAAACAACCTCTCCGTCGGCGCCTTTACTCCCGACCGGCTCGAGATGCTGAACCTGCTGTCTGCCCAGGCCGCCACCTCCATCAGCAACGCCCGCTACTACGCCAGCCTGGCCGATCTCAACCGCGCCTACGAGCGATTTGTGCCGCGCCAGTTTCTCCAGCTCCTGGATAAAGACAGCATCACCGAGGTGGCTCTCGGCGATCACGTCGAGCAGGAAATGTCGGTCCTCTTTGCCGATATTCGCGACTTCACGGCCCTCTCCGAGAGCATGACCCCCGAGGACAACTTCCGGTTTATCAATGCGTTCCTGTCGCGCATGGAAACCGCCATCACCGACAATCAGGGCTTCATCGACAAGTACATCGGCGACGCCATCATGGCCCTTTTTAGCGAAGAGGCCGACCACGCCGTGCGCGCCGGTATCGATATGCAAAAAGCCCTCCAGGTCTACAATCAGCAGCGCCAGCGCAGCGGCTATATGCCCATCACCATCGGCATCGGCATCAATACGGGCCAGCTCATGCTCGGCACCGTGGGCGGCCAAAACCGCATGGACAGCACCGTCATCAGCGACGCGGTGAACCTGGCGTCGCGCATTGAGGGCTTGACCAAGCGCTATCAGGTCTCTCTGCTGATTTCCCAGGAGACGTTTTTCCGGCTCAATCAGCCCGATAGCTACGCCTTTCGGGTGGTGGACCGGGTGAATGTCCAGGGGAAGCTGAACGCCGTGACGGTGTATGAATTTTTTGATGGGGACCTGCCCGAGGTGCGCGATGCCAAGCTCGCCACCAAGTCTCGATTTGAGGAGGGGTTTTTGCTCTATCGCAATCAGCGCTATCGGGAGGCGCAGCAGTGCTTTGAGGACTGCTTGCGCCACAGCAGCCTAGACAAGGTGGCCCAAATCTATCTGGAGCGCTGCCGGTTGCAGGTGATATAG
- a CDS encoding carotenoid oxygenase family protein, whose translation MNHVFPRSVLFASREEFGDREDTPNARSYNPQATHPPLKLRIREGNIPADLCGHVYIVGPVGSVDSLNIYGQADQSVVVPSLDGTTLLYNGDGMIYRLDFDQPKDGVYLSSRMVKTPCYYADAATHRCPDYQGKKSSHNPRFNKDLRFRNFGITRLSSFLGIRNQLNTAFLPMRFSEEDRDRLLVSWDMGRPYEIDPRTLETITPVGREIEWKEINPLIKSPHKPEPMFKTVQSCAHPSFDPHTGEVFNVNTGRSLANFFSQLLPVNRLLKPVIRTIQNQVKNRHRELIANGNKKTDKVLWKYL comes from the coding sequence ATGAATCATGTTTTTCCGCGATCAGTACTGTTTGCCAGTCGTGAGGAGTTTGGCGATCGCGAAGATACTCCTAACGCCCGTTCTTACAACCCCCAAGCCACTCACCCACCCCTGAAATTGCGAATTCGTGAGGGTAATATCCCTGCCGATCTGTGTGGTCATGTCTATATTGTTGGGCCTGTAGGTTCTGTGGATTCCCTAAATATCTACGGACAGGCTGATCAGTCTGTGGTTGTCCCTTCTCTGGATGGAACAACCCTGCTATATAACGGCGACGGCATGATCTACCGTCTTGATTTCGATCAGCCTAAGGATGGAGTTTATCTGAGCAGCCGCATGGTCAAAACCCCTTGCTACTACGCTGATGCCGCAACACATCGCTGTCCTGATTACCAAGGGAAAAAGAGCTCACACAATCCAAGATTCAACAAAGATTTGCGTTTTCGAAACTTTGGTATTACCCGATTGTCTAGCTTTCTTGGAATTCGAAACCAGCTCAATACGGCCTTTTTGCCTATGCGGTTTTCAGAAGAAGATCGCGATCGCCTGTTAGTTAGTTGGGATATGGGTCGACCTTACGAGATAGATCCCCGAACTCTAGAAACCATAACACCCGTAGGCCGAGAGATCGAATGGAAAGAGATCAATCCCCTGATTAAATCTCCTCATAAGCCAGAACCCATGTTTAAAACAGTTCAGAGCTGTGCTCATCCAAGCTTTGATCCTCACACAGGAGAAGTCTTTAATGTCAATACTGGCCGCTCTTTGGCTAATTTTTTCTCTCAACTCCTTCCCGTCAATCGCCTTCTAAAACCAGTTATTAGAACAATTCAAAATCAAGTAAAGAACCGACACAGGGAGCTGATTGCAAACGGCAATAAGAAAACAGATAAAGTGCTTTGGAAGTATTTATGA